A portion of the Salminus brasiliensis chromosome 9, fSalBra1.hap2, whole genome shotgun sequence genome contains these proteins:
- the slx1b gene encoding structure-specific endonuclease subunit SLX1, protein MVVEVESFFGVYMLYCTNPKFKGRIYIGFTVNPERRIGQHNAGRHKGGAKRTSGRGPWEMVLIVHGFPSDIAALRFEWAWQHPHISRRLSHVTRRSRKESSLQFHWRVVSNMLRVAPWSRLPLTVRWLRQEYRLDFEPGLQPPLHIPLTFGCVRAKKKKQQEDKEQEESRVERCLLCRDIVKAADRLSCFHPLCKMICHLICLAKHFLKSEPTHLIPVEGECPGCRHSVLWGNLIRHKNGCYGDLEEIGSYTQSHWADELQM, encoded by the exons atggtggtggaggtggagagcTTTTTTGGGGTGTACATGCTGTATTGCACCAACCCGAAATTCAAGGGTCGCATCTACATCGGCTTCACCGTCAACCCCGAGCGGAGAATCGGGCAGCACAACGCAGGAAGACACAAAGGGGGAGCCAAGAGGACCAGCGGCAGAGGACCATG GGAGATGGTCCTCATCGTTCATGGGTTTCCGTCTGATATTGCAGCTCTAAGG TTTGAGTGGGCATGGCAGCACCCACACATCTCGCGGAGGCTCTCACATGTGACACGACGGTCTCGTAAGGAGTCCAgcctgcagttccactggcgCGTGGTCTCCAACATGCTACGAGTGGCGCCGTGGAGCCGTCTGCCTCTCACCGTACGCTGGCTGAGGCAAGAGTACCGTCTGGACTTTGAGCCTGGGCTGCAGCCACCTCTGCACATCCCTTTGACCTTCGGATGCGTTCGTgccaaaaagaaaaagcagcagGAGGACAAGGAACAAGAGGAGAGCCGGGTGGAACGGTGTCTTCTGTGTAGAGATATTGTGAAG GCTGCAGACAGGCTGTCATGCTTCCACCCCCTGTGTAAGATGATTTGTCATCTGATTTGCTTGGCTAAACATTTCCTGAAGTCAGAGCCCACCCACCTAATTCCTGTAGAAGGGGAGTGTCCAGGCTGCCGTCACTCCGTGCTATGGGGAAATTTGATACGCCACAAAAATGGTTGTTATGGCGATCTCGAAGAAATTGGTTCATATACTCAG AGTCACTGGGCAGATGAGTTGCAGATGTGA